In Candidatus Firestonebacteria bacterium RIFOXYD2_FULL_39_29, the genomic window CATAAAAAATAGCAGAGAAGTAAAAAAGGCGGAATGGATTGGAAATTGCAGGAGTATCAAGGGAAAATGAAAAGTAGCTGGAGGGAGAATGGTTGAAACAAAGAAAGACCCGTGGCTTGGAGTAATATTTAGTTATATTCTTCCGGGGTTGGGGTATATCTATGCAGGGGCGAAGGCAAAAGGGCTTGTTATAATGTCTGTTTGGCTGTCTCTGATATTACTTTCAGCTTATGGTGTTTTTTCCGAAGGTCCTGCTTCTGTATATGTTATGTATATGGCAATTCCTGCTTTAGTATTATTTTGTTACTATCAGCTAAAGACCGTTCATAGTTATATCAGGAAAAAAAACCCGAGAGATTATGCGATAAAGAAGGATGAATTCCTGGCTGCTTGCTTGAGTCTGTTTATTCCTGGGCTGGGACAGTTATATTTAAAAAAGGTTATAGAGGGTGTGTCTTGCATTTTGCTTGCCTTCGTGATTGTAGCGTTAAAAATTGATGCGTATTTAGAAAAGCTTCTATTCCTTCTTTTGTATATATTTTCTATTCTCCACGCTTATAAAGCTGCTAGGGAGTTAAACGGAAAAACATCTTGGACGCTTAAAGTAAACAAGAATCTGTTTGTTCTTGTTATAGCGTTATTTCTGTTATCAGAAATATTGCCTTGGAGAACAATAATTAAAAAACATCTGATCCAAACATTTACTTTATCAGCCGGTTCAATGGAATCAACTCTTCTGGTAGGAGATCAACTTTTTGTCTCAAAATATGCATATAAAATAAGTAAAGTAGAAAGATTCGATATAATAGTTTTTAAGGCTCCTATAGAAAAGAAACCGGTATATATAAAAAGATGTGTTGGATTGCCGGGAGATAAGGTTGAAATCAGAAAAAAGAGACTTTTCATTAACGGAATAGAACAGACCGAACCTTATGCTAAACATATCGATACCAATGTAATAAAAGAGAGAGATGATTATTTTTTACTTGTTATTCCGCAGGGGAAATATTTTGTTTTAGGAGATAATAGGGATTCCAGCTATGATTCAAGACATTTTGGGTTGATTGACAAGAAAGATATAGTTGGAAAGCCTATTAAGATCTGGTTGCCATTAAATCGAATAGGTCCGGTAAAATAAAATTATGAAGATATTAAAAACTGTACTAAAAGTATTAGGGGTTCTCGTGATAGTGCTTATCGCTGCTATTGCGGCATTGCTTTATTTTACTCGCGATGATTCTATCGAGAAATATTGCAGAGATGTAATTAAGAATCCTTCAAAATATCCGGCTTTGTATCTGAAAAACTATGTTTTTGATAAAAATGCGTCAATCGCGGATAGAATTAAGGTTGCGCCTGACTTTGTCCTTGAAAATTTAAAGAAAAACAAG contains:
- a CDS encoding signal peptidase I — encoded protein: MVETKKDPWLGVIFSYILPGLGYIYAGAKAKGLVIMSVWLSLILLSAYGVFSEGPASVYVMYMAIPALVLFCYYQLKTVHSYIRKKNPRDYAIKKDEFLAACLSLFIPGLGQLYLKKVIEGVSCILLAFVIVALKIDAYLEKLLFLLLYIFSILHAYKAARELNGKTSWTLKVNKNLFVLVIALFLLSEILPWRTIIKKHLIQTFTLSAGSMESTLLVGDQLFVSKYAYKISKVERFDIIVFKAPIEKKPVYIKRCVGLPGDKVEIRKKRLFINGIEQTEPYAKHIDTNVIKERDDYFLLVIPQGKYFVLGDNRDSSYDSRHFGLIDKKDIVGKPIKIWLPLNRIGPVK